The Ferrovibrio sp. MS7 sequence ATATAGCCCGCCTGCTCCAGGCGCTTGACCCGTTGCAGGCAGGGACTCGGCGACAGGCCGACATGCTGGGCAAGCTGAACATTGGTGAGCTGCCCGTCCTTCTGCAGATGGACGAGGATATTGATATCGATCCGATCGAGTTTGGGCAGCCCATTCATGCCGTGTTCAATCCCGCCTGATCAGGCGCGCAACTGCTCCTGATGCGCCTTGGCCAGATCGGCCATGCTGGTGAACCTGAAATCATATTTCGGCATATCGCCGGGATTCATGGTGGCGCCAAAGCCTTCGTCATTATGACGGCGGTAGATCCAGCAGGAAGCCAGTTGCATCTGGTTGGCCGGCTTGTGGTCATGAAACATGCTTTCCGCGGTGTGCAGGATCTTGTCCTTGGTCACACCCAGGCCGGCGAGCTTTTCCAGCATGTAGTCGAAATTGCGCAGGCTCGGCTTGTAGGAGCCAATATCCTCGGCAGTGTAGATGGCATCGAATTCGACGCCGAGCTTCTGGTTGCTGTAGCTGAAAGTCTCGTTATCAACATTGGAGAGAATCACCAGCTTGTAGTATTTCTTCAGATACTGCAGCGCGCCAGCGGTATCGGGGAAAGCTGGCCAGTTGCGCACACTCTGGCCGTAGCGCACGCATTCTTCCACCGATGCCGGTACACCCCATTCCTCGGCCAGACGCTTATAGACGATGGCGAGCAATTCGCTGTAGCGCTTGGTCGGCGTGTGAAGCTGCTGCGACGATTCATGGCGGGCATGGGCTTCCAGAATCGCATTGCGACTCAGCGGCGCCTTGACCTTGGTGGTCAGCGGCTTGAGCGCCTCGACCATGCCGGATTCCCAATCGATCAGGGTGCCATAGCAGTCGAAGGTCAGGGTGTTGAAATCGGTGAGACGCATGATCAGGCTCCTTGTTACCCCGGCATGGCCCAGGGTTTCCCTGGCCCCAAACTAGGGCAACGCGCCGCAATAGAATGCTGAAGGCCATCCCTGGCGCAGCATCATCCCCTGATTCGCCGCCCGAAGGCGGCATTGTAGCGCAACCCGCAACCCGCCATCACTGGCCCAGCAATCGATTCTGCCGCGCCAGGAACAGGCTCGACAGGACCGAGGCGCCGCCGGTGACGGCGATCAGGATGAAGGCCAGGGCGGCGCCGAACGGCCAGTTCATCACCAGCGCGAATTGCTGATAGACCGTGGGCGCCATCATGCGGAATTCAGCGCCGCCAAGCAGCACCGGCGTGGCATAGGAGTTCATGCCGATAGTGAAAACCAGCACGGAGGCGGCCGAAACACCCGGAATCGACAGCGGCAGGATGACGCGTCGGAAAGCAGTTGCCGGCGAGGCGCCGAGATTGCGGGCAGCATCGAACAGCGTGAAATCCAGCCCCTCCAGGACACCCAGCAAGGTCAGGATGACGAAGGGCAGCATCACGCTCATGAGGCCGACAAACACTGCCGTGTTGGTATACATGAATTGCAGCGGTTCGGGCGAAAGACCCAAACTGATCACCAGATGATTCAGCAATCCGTCGCGGCTGAGAAAGATCGTCCAGCCTGCCGCACGCACCACATTGCCGACCAACAGCGGGAACAGCACCAGGATGATCAGCACGCTTTTCCAGCGTGTATGGGTGCGCGCCAGCATATAGGCGACCGGATAGCCGAGCGCGACGCTGCTGACGGTGCAGATCGCCGCCAGCCCGAAGGTGCCAGTCATCACCTCGCGGAAATACGGCTCGGCAAAGAACTTGATGTAATTGTCGAGGATGAAGGCCTCGGACATGAGCTGCCCTGGCGTGAACTTGTTGAAGCTGTATCGCAACAGCGTCAACAAGGGCAGCACCAGCAGCAGGAGCATGACAACCAGCCCCGGCCCCATCAAGAGCACGGCCGAGGACCGGCCGTGCCTTGTTGTCGTTGCAGCGGCCATTATCAGCCCTTGAACTTCTGGTTCCAGAATTCGCTGATTTCGGTCGCCTTCAGCGTGGCATAGGCATAATCGGGCTTGTGGAACTTGGCCCGGTCAGCCTCGGTGAAGCCGATCTTCTCTTCCATATCCGCCGGCAGCTTGGCGGTGGTGACCGTCGGCACCTGGCCGATGGCGGCAGACACGGCAAGCTGCACATCCGGCTCGAGGGCGGCGCCCAGCACCTTGTTGGCTGCATCCGGATCGCGGGTATTGCGGGTCACACCGAAGACGAAGAAGGTCGGATAGACGCCTTCGCTCGGGGTGGTGTTGAGCAGCGGCACGCCCTGCTCGGCCCACTGGTAGGCGCGGCCCTTCCACATCAGCGACACCAGGATTTCCTCGCTCTTCAGCGCGGCACCGACGGCTTCATTGGACGGATAGACGCGGACACCCTGCTTCTTGAGTTCGAGCAGAGCATCGTAGGCCGGGGTGTAGTTGCTGACGCTGCCGCCGAAAGCAATGGCGGTCATCGGGATGATCTTGTCGTAGGAAAGATCCGTGAATCCGATCTTGCCGGCATATTCCTTCTTCCACAGATCCTTGATCGACTTCAGCGGCGTGACCTTCTTGTTGTAGACCAGCACCAGGGCGCCGTAACAATTCGGGATGCTGTAGTCGGTCTGGAATTCCTTGAACAGCGTGTTGTAGTTCGGGATGGCCGAGGGATCGTTCGGCTTCAGGATATTCTGCTGGTTCATCTGGTACATGTCACCATCGACCAGCCACGGAATATCCATGCTGTTCTGCGGGCGGCTGGCCTGGGCGAGCAGCTTGGTCTTGCGGGCGGTGGGGGTGCCGACATCGAAAACGATCTCGATGCCGTAACGCTCCTTCGCCTTCACGGCCAGGGACGAGCGGAGAATGCGCTCAGAATCGCCACCCCAGGTGCCCAGCACCACTTGCTTGCCCTGGGCAAAGACCGGCATGGACGCACCGGTGGCGGCCAGGCCGCCCAAACCAGCGGTTAG is a genomic window containing:
- a CDS encoding haloacid dehalogenase type II, which encodes MRLTDFNTLTFDCYGTLIDWESGMVEALKPLTTKVKAPLSRNAILEAHARHESSQQLHTPTKRYSELLAIVYKRLAEEWGVPASVEECVRYGQSVRNWPAFPDTAGALQYLKKYYKLVILSNVDNETFSYSNQKLGVEFDAIYTAEDIGSYKPSLRNFDYMLEKLAGLGVTKDKILHTAESMFHDHKPANQMQLASCWIYRRHNDEGFGATMNPGDMPKYDFRFTSMADLAKAHQEQLRA
- a CDS encoding ABC transporter permease, whose protein sequence is MLLLLVLPLLTLLRYSFNKFTPGQLMSEAFILDNYIKFFAEPYFREVMTGTFGLAAICTVSSVALGYPVAYMLARTHTRWKSVLIILVLFPLLVGNVVRAAGWTIFLSRDGLLNHLVISLGLSPEPLQFMYTNTAVFVGLMSVMLPFVILTLLGVLEGLDFTLFDAARNLGASPATAFRRVILPLSIPGVSAASVLVFTIGMNSYATPVLLGGAEFRMMAPTVYQQFALVMNWPFGAALAFILIAVTGGASVLSSLFLARQNRLLGQ
- a CDS encoding ABC transporter substrate-binding protein translates to MIIQTRRNFLKLTAGLGGLAATGASMPVFAQGKQVVLGTWGGDSERILRSSLAVKAKERYGIEIVFDVGTPTARKTKLLAQASRPQNSMDIPWLVDGDMYQMNQQNILKPNDPSAIPNYNTLFKEFQTDYSIPNCYGALVLVYNKKVTPLKSIKDLWKKEYAGKIGFTDLSYDKIIPMTAIAFGGSVSNYTPAYDALLELKKQGVRVYPSNEAVGAALKSEEILVSLMWKGRAYQWAEQGVPLLNTTPSEGVYPTFFVFGVTRNTRDPDAANKVLGAALEPDVQLAVSAAIGQVPTVTTAKLPADMEEKIGFTEADRAKFHKPDYAYATLKATEISEFWNQKFKG